The Leucobacter sp. UCMA 4100 genome window below encodes:
- a CDS encoding isochorismatase family protein produces MKRALLIVDVQNDFTEGGALGVEGGHEVAHGIAQHLADETVRYDLVVASRDWHHANDDNGGHFAAPGEAPDFVDTWPDHCVQGTEGAEYHKALDLERIDVHVRKGMGIPAYSAFEGETTDGRNLVDVLQEAGITDLDVVGIATDHCVRASALHAREASFNVRVLTGLIAGVAPEPSVAALKELAERGCTIEAA; encoded by the coding sequence ATGAAGCGGGCACTGCTCATCGTTGATGTGCAAAATGACTTTACCGAGGGCGGCGCCCTCGGTGTCGAGGGCGGCCACGAGGTCGCACACGGCATCGCCCAGCACCTCGCCGACGAAACCGTGCGCTACGACCTCGTCGTCGCCTCACGCGACTGGCACCACGCAAACGACGACAACGGTGGCCACTTCGCGGCGCCAGGCGAGGCTCCAGACTTTGTCGACACCTGGCCCGACCACTGCGTGCAGGGAACCGAGGGCGCCGAATACCACAAAGCGCTCGATCTCGAACGCATCGATGTGCACGTGCGAAAAGGCATGGGCATTCCTGCTTACTCCGCGTTTGAAGGCGAGACCACCGACGGTCGCAACCTGGTCGACGTGCTTCAAGAGGCAGGCATCACCGACCTCGACGTCGTCGGTATCGCCACCGATCACTGCGTTCGCGCGAGCGCGCTCCACGCACGAGAGGCATCATTTAACGTGCGTGTGCTCACCGGCCTGATCGCAGGCGTCGCCCCGGAACCCTCGGTCGCGGCCCTCAAAGAACTCGCTGAGCGCGGCTGCACCATCGAAGCCGCCTAG
- a CDS encoding cation:proton antiporter, translating to MEILLIVVGGLVLLTATSMLASRIGIVAPLLLLLIGIGIGYIPGVPPTILNPEIILIGVLPPLLYGAAVNLPVIDLRRNRKPIFWLSFVLVVVTALIIGFLLHWIVPAIPLPAAIALGAVVAPPDAVAATSVGKRVGMPARLVTILEGESLLNDATSLVLLRTAIAAMAGSFFFWDAVGSFVYAVAVATAVGFVVGAATVWIRSHLSNPVHDTMISFIVPFIAFIPAEELGASGVLAVVIAGLYTGHHAPQHFSATSRINERMNWRTVKFVLENGVFLIMGLETHALIDEVQDESFPIHHVALLALLVFVVLVVIRMIAMFPVVWQVRKSTERYEAMQERIMRAKRSHKDRYENGDEAEPSTKEMQYASWLARASRRVEADVNYAREEGLDWRGSVLLGWSGMRGVVTLAAAQTIPENVPFRAHIILIAFGAATLSLLVHGFTLPPLVRALKPADPASDGHLEELHTLHEELLIAAEHAIDQAVTEANVGGDSNGNGDLSESVIKQAKVASAAAIAPLLLATSLDGGSREPGALTGQTETDKLVELTLLGIEASREELLELRTIGMYSSPALQLASRSIDIFELRYAPPKKG from the coding sequence ATGGAGATACTGCTCATCGTCGTCGGGGGCCTCGTGCTGCTGACCGCGACCTCAATGCTCGCGAGCCGAATCGGTATCGTAGCCCCGCTTCTGCTGCTCCTCATCGGCATTGGCATCGGCTACATTCCCGGCGTACCACCGACGATTCTCAATCCAGAGATCATTCTCATTGGCGTTCTCCCGCCCCTGCTTTACGGCGCCGCGGTCAACCTTCCGGTGATCGACCTGCGCCGCAACCGAAAACCTATTTTCTGGTTGTCATTCGTGCTCGTCGTGGTGACGGCGCTCATCATCGGTTTCCTCTTGCACTGGATCGTTCCCGCGATTCCGCTGCCCGCCGCTATCGCGCTCGGCGCAGTCGTCGCCCCGCCAGACGCGGTTGCGGCAACCTCGGTTGGTAAGCGTGTCGGCATGCCAGCCCGCCTCGTTACCATTCTCGAGGGTGAGAGTCTCTTGAACGACGCGACGTCGCTCGTGCTCTTGCGCACCGCGATCGCCGCTATGGCCGGCTCATTCTTCTTCTGGGACGCGGTGGGCAGCTTTGTCTATGCGGTTGCCGTCGCGACCGCCGTCGGCTTTGTCGTTGGCGCGGCCACGGTGTGGATCCGCTCGCACCTCTCGAACCCGGTTCACGACACGATGATCTCGTTTATTGTGCCGTTCATCGCTTTTATTCCGGCTGAAGAGCTCGGGGCGTCTGGCGTTCTCGCGGTGGTTATCGCTGGTCTCTACACCGGGCACCATGCCCCGCAACACTTCTCGGCAACCTCGCGCATTAACGAACGCATGAACTGGCGCACCGTGAAGTTCGTGCTCGAAAACGGCGTCTTTCTCATCATGGGGCTCGAGACCCACGCCCTCATCGACGAGGTGCAAGACGAGAGCTTCCCCATTCATCACGTCGCCTTGCTCGCACTCTTGGTCTTCGTCGTGCTCGTCGTCATTCGCATGATCGCAATGTTTCCCGTCGTGTGGCAGGTGCGCAAAAGCACCGAGCGCTACGAGGCGATGCAAGAGCGCATTATGCGAGCCAAACGCTCACATAAAGATCGATACGAGAACGGCGACGAGGCCGAGCCCAGCACGAAAGAAATGCAGTATGCCTCTTGGCTCGCCCGTGCGAGCCGCAGGGTCGAAGCCGATGTGAACTATGCGCGCGAGGAGGGCCTAGACTGGCGCGGTAGTGTTTTGCTCGGATGGAGCGGGATGCGTGGCGTCGTGACGCTCGCTGCGGCGCAGACCATTCCAGAAAACGTGCCGTTTAGGGCCCACATCATTCTCATCGCCTTCGGCGCTGCGACGCTCTCGCTCCTGGTGCATGGTTTCACGCTGCCGCCACTCGTGCGTGCACTGAAACCGGCCGACCCGGCTTCTGACGGGCACCTCGAAGAGCTGCATACGCTGCACGAAGAGTTGCTCATTGCGGCCGAGCACGCGATCGATCAGGCGGTGACCGAGGCCAACGTCGGCGGTGACAGCAACGGCAACGGAGACCTCAGCGAGTCGGTCATCAAACAGGCAAAGGTTGCCTCGGCAGCGGCAATCGCGCCGCTCCTACTCGCGACCTCGCTCGACGGCGGATCGCGCGAGCCGGGCGCATTGACGGGTCAAACCGAGACCGACAAGCTCGTCGAGCTCACCCTGCTCGGTATCGAGGCGAGCCGCGAAGAGCTACTCGAGCTGCGAACGATCGGCATGTACAGCTCACCGGCTCTGCAGCTCGCGTCTCGGTCGATCGATATCTTCGAGCTGCGGTATGCCCCGCCGAAAAAGGGCTAA
- a CDS encoding DEAD/DEAH box helicase, which produces MKPFNWDDPQLADDVIGVFSEWVRETRGIDLYPAQEEAALELAVGNNVILATPTGTGKSLVALAAHVIALAEGRRTVYTAPIKALVSEKFFELVATFGPDKVGMITGDGAINADAPIICCTAEILANIALRDADAWGITQVVMDEFHFYAEPDRGWAWQVPLLIMPNAQFLLMSATLGDMTDLQEDLSERTGRETAHVTSAVRPVPLSFRYETSSIHESVEKVLGDRETPVYIVHFAQAQAVETAQALASMKLVTREERDEIAEHLGAFRFSAGFGQTLSRLIRGGIGVHHAGMLPKYRRLVETLAQKGLLRVICGTDTLGVGINVPIRSVMFTALTKFDGVKMRLLSAREFHQIAGRAGRAGFDTEGDVIILAPEHEVENAKAVAKAEAKAAKGGKAAKKPAKKSAPQGFVTWNEASMERLVAKEPEALVSRMRVSHSMVLAIIGREEQREGEALETMQTLIFGSHEPKAKQFAHARTALQILRTLRQGGVVTLEQGPGGQKLLRLTVELQDGFALNQPLSPFALAAIELLDEAAPDYALDVISMIEATLEDPRQILREQEHRARGEAVAEMKAEGIEYDERMEKLEEITYPKPLEELLTAAFEEYAAEVPWARDYELRPKSVVRDMIERAFGFRDMVSAYGLGRAEGGVLRYLSDAFRALSQTVPDEKKTEELDDLIDWLGELVRQVDSSLIDEWERLQNPEAVLEAADSVGDVESLAPPVRSIVHNTRAFTMMVRNALFMRVQHAAFDRVRELGQLDGPHGFSEQQWDEALERYYNDYESISVDGEARSPKYCVIDTSRAAEGTWQFRQVLSDPEQNHDWAIMGEVDLRESEEQGEAVIRVQRVGEI; this is translated from the coding sequence GTGAAACCTTTCAACTGGGACGACCCGCAGCTCGCAGACGACGTTATTGGAGTGTTCTCGGAGTGGGTTCGTGAGACTCGCGGAATCGATCTGTACCCGGCGCAAGAAGAGGCCGCACTTGAGCTTGCGGTGGGCAACAACGTGATTCTCGCGACGCCCACGGGAACCGGCAAATCGCTCGTCGCCCTCGCGGCCCACGTGATCGCCCTCGCCGAGGGCAGGCGTACCGTGTACACGGCTCCCATTAAGGCGCTCGTGAGTGAGAAGTTCTTCGAGCTTGTTGCGACATTCGGCCCCGACAAGGTGGGCATGATCACCGGTGACGGGGCGATCAACGCCGACGCTCCCATCATCTGCTGCACCGCTGAGATTCTTGCGAATATCGCCCTGCGCGACGCCGATGCTTGGGGTATCACCCAGGTGGTGATGGACGAGTTTCACTTTTACGCAGAGCCTGACCGCGGCTGGGCCTGGCAGGTGCCGCTGCTCATCATGCCGAACGCCCAATTCTTGCTCATGTCGGCGACGCTCGGCGACATGACCGACCTTCAAGAAGACCTCAGCGAGCGTACGGGGCGGGAGACGGCGCACGTTACGAGCGCCGTGCGTCCCGTGCCGCTCAGCTTTCGCTACGAGACGAGCAGCATTCACGAGTCGGTCGAGAAGGTGCTCGGCGATCGTGAGACGCCCGTGTACATCGTGCACTTCGCGCAGGCTCAAGCCGTCGAGACGGCTCAGGCGCTCGCGAGCATGAAGCTCGTCACCCGAGAAGAACGCGACGAGATTGCCGAGCACTTGGGCGCGTTCCGCTTTTCTGCGGGCTTCGGCCAGACGCTCTCGCGACTCATCAGGGGCGGTATTGGCGTGCACCACGCCGGCATGCTGCCCAAGTACCGAAGGCTCGTCGAGACGCTCGCGCAGAAAGGCTTGCTCAGGGTCATTTGTGGCACCGACACTCTCGGGGTTGGCATCAACGTTCCGATTCGCTCGGTCATGTTTACCGCGCTTACGAAGTTCGATGGGGTGAAGATGCGGCTGCTCTCGGCCCGCGAGTTTCATCAGATCGCGGGCCGCGCGGGTCGGGCGGGCTTCGACACCGAGGGCGACGTGATCATTCTCGCGCCAGAGCACGAGGTCGAGAACGCGAAGGCCGTTGCCAAGGCCGAGGCGAAAGCGGCGAAGGGCGGCAAGGCCGCGAAGAAGCCCGCGAAGAAGTCGGCACCGCAGGGCTTCGTGACGTGGAACGAAGCGAGTATGGAACGCCTCGTTGCCAAAGAACCCGAAGCGCTCGTGAGTCGCATGCGGGTGAGCCACTCCATGGTGCTCGCCATCATTGGGCGTGAAGAGCAGCGCGAGGGCGAGGCGCTCGAGACGATGCAGACCCTCATTTTTGGCAGCCACGAGCCGAAGGCTAAGCAGTTCGCTCACGCGAGAACCGCGCTGCAGATCTTGCGCACGCTGAGACAGGGCGGCGTGGTGACGCTCGAGCAGGGCCCCGGCGGGCAGAAGCTCCTGCGACTCACGGTCGAACTACAAGACGGCTTCGCCTTGAACCAGCCACTCTCGCCGTTCGCGCTCGCCGCGATCGAACTGCTCGACGAGGCCGCCCCAGATTATGCGCTCGATGTCATCTCGATGATTGAGGCGACGCTCGAGGATCCGCGGCAAATCTTGCGTGAGCAAGAGCACCGCGCTCGCGGCGAAGCGGTCGCCGAGATGAAAGCCGAGGGCATCGAGTACGACGAGCGCATGGAGAAGCTCGAAGAGATTACCTACCCGAAGCCACTCGAAGAGCTGCTGACCGCGGCGTTTGAGGAGTATGCCGCCGAGGTGCCGTGGGCGAGGGACTATGAGCTCCGGCCAAAATCGGTCGTGCGAGACATGATTGAACGGGCCTTCGGGTTTCGCGATATGGTCTCGGCCTACGGGCTCGGGCGGGCCGAGGGCGGGGTGCTCCGGTACCTCAGCGACGCGTTTCGCGCGCTCAGCCAGACCGTGCCCGATGAGAAGAAAACCGAAGAGCTCGACGACCTCATCGACTGGCTCGGCGAGCTCGTGCGGCAGGTCGACTCGAGCCTCATCGACGAGTGGGAGCGGCTGCAAAACCCCGAGGCAGTGCTCGAAGCCGCCGACTCGGTGGGCGACGTCGAATCGCTTGCGCCGCCAGTGCGAAGCATCGTGCACAACACGAGGGCATTTACCATGATGGTGCGCAACGCCCTCTTCATGCGGGTGCAGCACGCGGCCTTCGACCGGGTTCGCGAACTCGGCCAGCTCGACGGCCCGCACGGATTCTCAGAGCAGCAGTGGGACGAAGCACTCGAGCGTTACTATAACGACTACGAATCGATTTCGGTCGACGGTGAAGCGCGCTCGCCAAAGTACTGCGTGATCGACACCTCGCGGGCCGCAGAGGGCACCTGGCAGTTTCGGCAGGTGCTCAGCGACCCAGAACAAAATCACGACTGGGCGATCATGGGCGAGGTCGACCTGCGTGAGTCAGAAGAGCAGGGCGAGGCCGTGATTCGCGTGCAGCGTGTTGGCGAAATTTGA
- the deoC gene encoding deoxyribose-phosphate aldolase, protein MTNAEATPKQPLDAERFAEIADHTLLAGGTTMPELDRFLAEARELGVKRVCVSPSLLPVDKHGLEIVTVIGFPSGAHHAEIKAAETTRAVRDGADEIDMVVNQGLVHVRDYAAVEAEVRMVREACGGKVLKVILETAELADDEIVGASLAAARGGADFVKTSTGFSKAGGASVHAVSLMSGAVGDTVGVKASGGVRTASEVEALWQAGATRFGVSGTASIIAELRGESPAESSGGSY, encoded by the coding sequence ATGACGAACGCCGAAGCTACCCCCAAGCAACCGCTCGACGCCGAACGCTTTGCTGAGATTGCCGACCATACGCTGCTCGCTGGCGGGACCACGATGCCCGAGCTCGACCGTTTTCTGGCCGAGGCGAGGGAACTCGGCGTGAAGCGCGTTTGCGTGAGCCCCTCGCTCCTGCCCGTCGATAAACACGGCCTCGAGATCGTGACGGTGATCGGCTTTCCTTCGGGAGCCCACCACGCCGAGATCAAAGCTGCCGAGACGACGCGTGCCGTGCGCGACGGCGCCGACGAGATCGACATGGTCGTGAACCAGGGCCTCGTGCACGTGCGCGACTACGCAGCCGTTGAGGCCGAGGTGCGCATGGTTCGAGAAGCCTGCGGTGGCAAGGTGCTCAAGGTGATTCTCGAGACGGCAGAACTTGCCGACGACGAGATCGTTGGCGCATCGCTCGCGGCAGCGCGCGGTGGGGCAGACTTCGTGAAAACCTCAACCGGCTTCAGCAAGGCTGGCGGCGCGAGCGTGCACGCCGTTTCGCTCATGAGCGGTGCAGTCGGCGACACGGTCGGGGTGAAGGCCTCGGGCGGGGTGCGCACGGCGAGCGAGGTTGAGGCGCTGTGGCAGGCGGGAGCGACCCGCTTTGGCGTTTCGGGAACCGCGTCGATTATCGCCGAGCTGCGAGGCGAAAGCCCCGCCGAATCGAGTGGCGGGAGCTACTGA
- a CDS encoding Ppx/GppA phosphatase family protein translates to MRLGIIDVGSNTVHLLVVDARPGSSPVPYHSQRSVLRLMRYLAPDESITEEGVALILTSLREAVAQVEQIQVDDLIVTVTSAIREAANGEEVLARVERETGLRPQVLSGEDEARITMLAVRRWLGWSAGEILLFDIGGGSFEIAQGADEYPDVQVSLPLGAGRSTINYLIEDPPPQEAILDLREHATQVFTEVRDTTFAERPKPKRVVGTSKTIRSLARLIGGPPDPDTGDLAPLHYAGLREWEPVMARMPSDVRKFLPGITPERAYQIMAGAVVLRSAMKVFKVPTLTISPWALREGIVLRYIDSLDSTGAEPPLQSSMQP, encoded by the coding sequence ATGCGCCTCGGCATCATTGACGTCGGATCAAACACCGTACACCTGCTCGTCGTCGACGCGAGACCAGGCTCGAGCCCGGTTCCGTATCACTCGCAGCGCTCGGTGTTGCGGCTCATGCGTTACCTCGCGCCCGACGAGTCGATCACCGAAGAGGGCGTCGCGCTCATTCTCACGTCGCTGCGCGAGGCCGTCGCGCAGGTCGAACAGATTCAGGTCGACGATCTCATCGTGACCGTCACGAGCGCCATTCGCGAGGCCGCGAACGGCGAAGAAGTACTCGCCCGTGTCGAACGCGAGACGGGACTTCGGCCCCAGGTACTCTCGGGCGAAGACGAGGCTCGCATCACGATGCTCGCGGTGCGCCGCTGGCTCGGCTGGTCTGCAGGCGAGATTCTGCTCTTTGACATTGGCGGCGGATCGTTCGAAATCGCCCAGGGTGCTGACGAGTACCCCGACGTGCAGGTCTCACTGCCGCTCGGCGCAGGGCGCAGCACCATTAATTACCTCATCGAAGACCCGCCGCCGCAGGAAGCGATTCTCGATCTTCGGGAGCACGCGACCCAGGTATTCACCGAGGTGCGCGACACCACCTTTGCCGAGCGTCCGAAACCGAAGCGGGTGGTCGGTACCTCGAAGACGATTCGCTCGCTTGCCAGGCTCATTGGCGGCCCGCCAGACCCAGACACGGGCGATCTCGCGCCGCTGCACTACGCGGGCCTCAGGGAGTGGGAGCCGGTCATGGCTCGCATGCCCTCTGACGTGCGCAAGTTTTTACCCGGCATCACGCCTGAGCGTGCCTACCAGATCATGGCTGGCGCGGTCGTGCTGCGCTCGGCCATGAAGGTGTTCAAGGTGCCCACGCTCACGATTTCGCCCTGGGCGCTGCGCGAGGGCATCGTGCTGCGGTACATCGACTCGCTCGATTCGACCGGGGCAGAGCCGCCGTTGCAAAGCTCGATGCAGCCCTGA
- a CDS encoding PaaX family transcriptional regulator: MRRQIAPRTIVEAFLPFTGAAPLADIYEAANLVGLSDQPVRLAMRRLIANGDIEQVGRGRAGTLTLTNIGRSRLERDRLSLTLASAQDKGDAPWDEHWRLIAVSVPERERSTRDMLRRELLGLGAVAISAGLYASPHDLENELPEGTRPYLSTATTQDLNVKGISAPLEIAETLWPSQPTLEAYSTLDNATRQAASDADTPPLVRLLLLADALEEAIRDDPLLPLELRTSPWPPSQSRSMWAEQWRSISAQIQNPLYRDWAHLAAS, encoded by the coding sequence ATGAGACGACAGATCGCACCACGCACCATCGTTGAGGCCTTCCTTCCTTTTACAGGCGCAGCGCCGCTAGCAGATATCTATGAGGCGGCAAACCTTGTCGGCCTGAGCGATCAACCGGTACGACTAGCGATGCGCCGCTTAATCGCTAACGGCGATATTGAGCAGGTTGGCCGAGGTCGGGCAGGAACCCTCACCCTTACGAACATCGGCAGGAGCAGACTAGAACGAGATCGCTTGAGCCTTACCCTGGCTTCTGCCCAAGACAAAGGCGATGCACCATGGGACGAGCACTGGCGGCTCATCGCCGTGAGCGTTCCAGAGCGCGAACGCTCAACCCGCGACATGCTGCGACGCGAGCTGCTCGGGCTTGGGGCTGTCGCTATTTCAGCAGGCCTCTACGCAAGCCCTCACGACCTCGAGAATGAGTTACCGGAGGGCACGAGGCCCTACCTTTCGACAGCGACGACTCAGGACCTCAATGTCAAAGGGATCAGCGCTCCCCTCGAAATTGCCGAAACACTATGGCCAAGCCAGCCGACTCTCGAGGCTTACTCGACACTCGATAACGCAACTCGGCAAGCTGCTTCAGATGCAGACACCCCGCCACTTGTTCGCTTACTCCTGCTTGCAGACGCTCTCGAAGAGGCCATTCGGGACGATCCACTGCTCCCGCTCGAGCTACGCACATCACCGTGGCCACCAAGCCAATCACGATCGATGTGGGCCGAACAGTGGCGTTCCATATCGGCCCAAATTCAGAACCCCTTATATCGAGACTGGGCGCACCTCGCTGCGTCGTAG
- a CDS encoding GNAT family N-acetyltransferase yields the protein MGSVNIHDGFTEAERGSVSTLYWEAFGRKLRPAFVDEATGLETLRTALRATRTLVAREKGHVLGICGFHQGRTGVADLGWASLRQSLSIVAALRASFVLSLLAHREDPDALVLDGICVDQAARGRGIGSSLLEAAANKARQTGAKTVKLSVIDKNSRARALYERHGFKPTGHETLGPLASLYGFNGYTRMELNVRS from the coding sequence ATGGGAAGTGTAAACATTCATGACGGCTTCACTGAGGCAGAGCGAGGCAGCGTCAGCACGCTGTATTGGGAGGCTTTTGGGCGCAAGCTTCGACCCGCATTTGTTGACGAAGCAACCGGGCTTGAAACGCTACGAACCGCACTTCGCGCGACTCGCACGCTTGTCGCTCGTGAAAAAGGTCACGTTTTGGGCATCTGTGGCTTTCATCAAGGCCGAACCGGTGTTGCCGATCTCGGCTGGGCCAGCCTCAGGCAGTCACTCTCAATCGTTGCTGCGCTTCGCGCAAGCTTCGTACTGTCGCTTCTCGCGCACAGAGAAGACCCTGATGCACTCGTGCTCGACGGTATCTGTGTTGACCAAGCGGCTCGTGGACGAGGAATCGGCTCCTCTCTTCTCGAAGCGGCCGCGAACAAAGCTCGACAAACAGGTGCGAAAACTGTCAAGCTTTCGGTCATCGACAAAAATTCTCGAGCTCGTGCTCTGTATGAGCGTCATGGGTTCAAACCAACAGGCCACGAAACCCTAGGGCCGCTCGCATCCTTATACGGGTTCAACGGCTACACCAGAATGGAACTCAACGTTAGATCATGA
- a CDS encoding alpha/beta hydrolase family protein, producing MTKKKLSYVLVPLLSLVVVAAILMAAALIGNSFRFTQRAVTISGPDGALNGVLTLPRDEAARGLVVMVHGDGPVEATQGGLYSPWFEGAADAGFATLSWSKPGIDGSEGDWLSQSMSDRAEEVSAVIDWAKAHNDVPSEMIVLWGASQAGWVLPKVVAERNDIDGVVAVGTAINWLRQGRFNLLAELDHEGATAEERERAIRESDQTLDLLERQATYDEYLIVDDGAEPMEEARWGFVLQNFESDATDDLVDAADRSIPWHLMVGTQDRNVDVSETEQVYRSIFGSSLTVSQANGAHSLARTVVEDNGFIGLVTGVFWPRALLAPEVIDDYGSFLSRLAQH from the coding sequence GTGACGAAAAAGAAACTTAGTTATGTTCTGGTTCCTCTGCTCAGCCTTGTTGTGGTCGCGGCGATCCTCATGGCCGCTGCGCTGATCGGTAATAGTTTCCGCTTTACGCAAAGAGCAGTGACAATCTCTGGGCCCGACGGCGCTCTCAACGGGGTGTTGACATTGCCGCGTGACGAGGCAGCCCGGGGATTAGTCGTTATGGTTCATGGTGATGGACCAGTAGAGGCGACCCAAGGCGGCCTCTACTCGCCATGGTTCGAGGGTGCGGCTGATGCAGGATTCGCCACGCTTTCTTGGAGCAAGCCCGGCATCGATGGTTCAGAGGGTGACTGGCTTTCTCAATCGATGAGCGATCGAGCGGAGGAAGTTTCAGCGGTGATCGACTGGGCCAAGGCGCACAATGATGTGCCGTCAGAAATGATTGTGCTCTGGGGAGCGAGCCAGGCAGGGTGGGTGCTGCCCAAAGTGGTCGCAGAACGAAACGATATTGACGGTGTGGTCGCTGTCGGCACCGCAATTAACTGGCTTCGCCAAGGGCGGTTTAACCTTTTAGCTGAGTTGGATCACGAGGGCGCGACCGCCGAAGAGCGAGAACGGGCCATTCGTGAGAGCGACCAAACTCTCGATCTGCTCGAACGTCAAGCCACATACGATGAGTACCTCATAGTCGATGATGGTGCCGAGCCCATGGAAGAAGCCCGTTGGGGGTTCGTGCTTCAAAACTTCGAATCTGACGCAACTGACGACCTCGTTGATGCTGCTGATCGTTCGATACCGTGGCACCTCATGGTCGGCACGCAAGATCGTAACGTGGATGTCTCAGAGACAGAACAGGTCTACCGGTCAATATTTGGTTCTTCGCTCACTGTGAGCCAGGCAAATGGTGCTCACTCCTTGGCCCGAACCGTTGTTGAAGACAATGGTTTCATCGGCCTCGTCACAGGCGTTTTCTGGCCTCGAGCACTGCTGGCGCCTGAAGTTATTGACGATTACGGATCGTTCTTATCCCGCCTTGCACAACACTAA
- a CDS encoding Crp/Fnr family transcriptional regulator translates to MRAAPLQFWPPTGGRQAQAGSAGASLLFAGLSEEQFTCATSCLGIQAFSFEKDEQVLACQGARPHYGVLVSGTGFDVRQHTNGDQTLVDVIEPGDLFGEGWQPRAWAATEVPRERAVIGATAGTVLLLDPARLSDPTVACPAKAIVHTNLLNSVLHKQERLRTKLEILRHRSLRGRIANYLLVESQRRGKSQFTIPLSRGELAQYLHADRAAVSRELARMKHDGMIDYHRNAFALRDEQAVTTASE, encoded by the coding sequence ATGCGCGCAGCCCCCTTACAGTTCTGGCCCCCAACGGGCGGCCGTCAGGCGCAGGCAGGAAGCGCTGGCGCAAGCCTGCTCTTTGCCGGCCTCAGCGAAGAACAGTTCACCTGCGCGACCTCGTGCCTCGGCATTCAGGCCTTCTCGTTCGAGAAAGATGAGCAGGTACTGGCCTGCCAGGGAGCACGACCCCACTACGGAGTGCTCGTGAGCGGAACCGGCTTTGACGTCAGGCAGCACACCAACGGCGATCAAACCCTGGTCGACGTCATCGAACCGGGCGACCTCTTTGGCGAGGGGTGGCAGCCGAGGGCCTGGGCCGCGACCGAGGTACCGCGAGAGCGCGCCGTGATCGGCGCGACCGCGGGAACCGTGCTGTTGCTCGACCCCGCGAGGCTCTCAGACCCGACGGTCGCATGCCCTGCAAAAGCCATCGTGCACACGAACCTGCTCAACTCGGTGCTGCACAAGCAGGAGCGACTACGCACCAAGCTCGAGATCCTGCGGCACCGTTCGCTGAGGGGGCGGATCGCGAACTACCTGCTCGTTGAGTCGCAGCGGCGAGGCAAGAGCCAGTTCACAATCCCGCTCTCACGGGGCGAACTCGCACAGTACCTGCACGCCGACCGAGCCGCCGTGTCACGCGAGCTCGCCCGCATGAAACACGACGGCATGATCGACTACCACCGCAACGCCTTCGCCCTGCGCGACGAGCAGGCGGTCACGACGGCCTCTGAGTAA
- a CDS encoding ABC transporter substrate-binding protein, with product MKSPATKNISLSLSALGIVGTLLLTGCSTQSEEPKAPKEPAAEIEAPAEVHVSGPASPPSLPILRMIETDALGETDIVFERWESADQLTAAVTGGTEFVAAPLTTGATLAQGGADLQLLNVSAWAVMGLVTNDDVIETIDDLAGQTIYVAMRASAVDYTMQLVLAAHDLTDDVTIEYVDPLNGPEQFLAGQISTLVTVEPQVTMLLANSEGARSVVDFEAEWRELTDSALPLPTAGTFVNGTFAGEHAETAKAFREAYAEAAEWVAEHPDEAGQLANEKLGMPAPIVAASIPKISWEAQGAAEAKPAVELYFTQLFETWPESVGGAMPEASFYLQ from the coding sequence GTGAAGAGTCCCGCAACAAAGAACATATCGTTGAGCCTCTCGGCGCTCGGCATCGTTGGCACGCTCCTGCTCACCGGGTGCAGCACCCAGAGCGAAGAGCCCAAAGCGCCGAAAGAGCCGGCGGCCGAGATCGAAGCCCCAGCCGAGGTGCACGTCAGCGGCCCAGCCTCGCCACCCAGCCTACCCATCTTGCGCATGATCGAGACTGACGCGCTCGGCGAGACCGACATCGTGTTTGAGCGGTGGGAGAGCGCCGACCAGCTGACCGCCGCCGTCACCGGAGGCACCGAGTTCGTTGCCGCACCGCTCACGACGGGCGCAACCCTCGCGCAGGGCGGAGCAGACCTGCAGCTGCTGAACGTGAGCGCTTGGGCGGTCATGGGGCTCGTCACGAACGACGACGTTATTGAGACGATCGACGACCTTGCGGGCCAGACGATCTACGTTGCAATGCGGGCTTCAGCGGTCGACTACACGATGCAGCTCGTGCTCGCGGCCCACGATCTCACCGACGACGTGACGATCGAATACGTTGATCCGCTGAACGGCCCCGAGCAGTTTCTCGCTGGCCAGATTTCGACGCTCGTGACGGTCGAGCCGCAGGTGACGATGCTGCTTGCCAACAGCGAGGGAGCGCGCAGCGTCGTCGACTTCGAAGCAGAATGGCGCGAGCTCACCGACTCGGCGCTGCCGCTGCCAACAGCGGGAACGTTCGTGAACGGGACCTTCGCGGGCGAGCACGCCGAAACCGCCAAGGCGTTCCGTGAGGCATACGCCGAGGCCGCCGAGTGGGTCGCCGAACATCCAGACGAGGCTGGGCAGCTCGCGAACGAGAAGCTTGGCATGCCGGCTCCCATCGTTGCCGCGTCGATTCCGAAGATCTCGTGGGAGGCGCAGGGCGCAGCAGAGGCGAAGCCCGCGGTTGAGCTCTACTTCACCCAGCTCTTCGAGACCTGGCCAGAGAGCGTCGGCGGGGCAATGCCCGAGGCGAGCTTCTACCTGCAGTGA